The following coding sequences are from one Acipenser ruthenus chromosome 7, fAciRut3.2 maternal haplotype, whole genome shotgun sequence window:
- the LOC117416235 gene encoding xaa-Pro aminopeptidase 1-like, producing MEGQGKRMPPKITTELLRQLRQAMKNSKYISEPIQAYIVPSGDAHQSEYIAPCDCRREFISGFTGSAGTAIITEKHAAIWTDGRYFLQAAQQIDKNWTLMKMGLKETPSQEDWLLSVLPEGSKVGVDPWIIPADQWKTMSKALTSAGHSLVAVQENLIDLFWTDRSARPSSPLIVLGLNYTGITWQDKITSLRTKMADRKITWFVITALDEIAWLFNLRGADIEYNPVFFAYAIIGRSSIRLFINGDCMADPAVKEHLQLNSSSKPEFEVQVLLYESILTELQGVCGGLGPKEKVWISDKASFALTNTIPKIHRSPTQYTPICLAKAVKNATEIEGMRRAHIKDAVALCELFAWLDKEVPKGTVTEISSADKAQELRRQQKDFVDLSFPTISAVGPNGAIIHYSPLPETNRTLSLNELYLIDSGAQFKDGTTDVTRTVHFGTPTAYEKECFTYVLKGYIAINAAVFPSGTKGHLLDSFARSALWESGLDYLHGTGHGVGCFLNVHEGPCGISYKTFADEPLEAGMIVSDEPGFYEDGSFGIRIENVVLVVPAKPKYNYRNRGSLTFEPLTLVPIQVKMMNTDMLTQKERDWVDEYHKQCREVVGAELERQGRHAALQWLIRETQPIA from the exons ATGGAAGGTCAAG GTAAAAGAATGCCTCCCAAGATCACCACTGAGCTGCTTCGACAGTTGCGGCAAGCAATGAAAAACAGCAAGTACATCTCCGAGCCCATACAGGCTTACATAGTACCATCAGGGGATGCACACCAG AGTGAATACATAGCACCTTGTGACTGCAGACGGGAATTTATCTCCGGATTTACTGGCTCTGCAG GCACTGCTATTATCACAGAGAAGCATGCAGCAATATGGACAGATGGTCGCTATTTTCTGCAGGCTGCTCAGCAGATAGATAAAAACTGGACCCTCATGAAGATgg GTTTAAAGGAAACTCCCTCCCAGGAAGATTGGCTGCTAAGTGTTCTTCCTGAGGGTTCGAAGGTTGGAGTTGATCCCTGGATCATACCTGCAG atcagtgGAAAACCATGTCTAAAGCCTTGACCAGTGCTGGACACTCTCTTGTCGCTGTTCAAGAAAACCTCATTGATCTATTTTGGACGGATCGATCAGCCAGACCGAGTTCACCCTTAATAGTTCTGGGACTGAATTACACAG GTATAACTTGGCAGGATAAGATCACATCATTACGGACAAAGATGGCTGACAGAAAGATCACCTGGTTTGTTATCACAGCGTTGGATGAAATTGCAT ggctTTTTAATCTCCGTGGTGCAGATATTGAGTATAACCCAGTGTTCTTTGCCTATGCCATAATTGGAAGAAGCTCCATCAG ACTTTTCATAAATGGAGACTGtatggctgatccagctgtgaaGGAACATCTGCAGTTAAACTCCTCTTCTAAACCTGAGTTTGAAGTCCAGGTTCTCCTGTACGAATCAATATTGACAGAACTGCAGGGCGTCTGTGGTGGGCTTGGTCCGAAGGAGAAAGTGTGGATCAGTGACAAAGCCAGCTTTGCGCTGACAAACACCATTCCAAAG ATCCACAGATCCCCAACTCAATACACACCCATATGCCTTGCCAAGGCAGTGAAGAATGCCACTGAAATTGAAGGCATGAGGAGGGCACAT atCAAAGATGCTGTTGCACTCTGTGAACTGTTTGCATGGTTAGATAAAGag gTCCCAAAGGGCACAGTGACAGAAATATCAAGTGCTGACAAAGCTCAAGAACTTCGTCG TCAACAGAAAGACTTTGTGGACTTGAGTTTTCCCACAATTTCTGCCGTTGGACCGAATGGTGCTATCATTCATTACAG CCCACTTCCAGAAACCAACCGGACTCTTAGCCTCAATGAATTGTACCTGATAGATTCTGGAGCTCAGTTCAA GGATGGAACAACTGATGTAACCCGGACAGTTCATTTTGGCACCCCTACAGCTTATGAAAAG GAATGCTTCACCTATGTCCTGAAAGGCTACATAGCTATAAATGCTGCAGTTTTTCCCAGTGGAACCAAAG GGCACCTCCTGGACTCATTTGCACGCTCTGCTCTCTGGGAGTCTGGTCTTGATTACCTTCATGGGACGGGACATGGAGTTGGGTGTTTTCTGAACGTCCACGAGGGCCCCTGTGGAATCAGCTACAAAACCTTTGCTGACGAGCCTCTTGAGGCAGGGATGATAGTCAGTGATG AACCTGGATTTTATGAGGACGGATCTTTCGGCATTCGAATTGAAAATGTTGTACTTGTGGTTCCTGCCAAACCGAAG tACAACTACAGGAACCGAGGCAGTTTGACTTTTGAACCACTTACTCTTGTCCCCATTCAAGTCAAAATGATGAATACTGACATGTTAACACAAAAGGAG AGAGACTGGGTGGATGAGTACCACAAGCAATGCAGAGAGGTGGTGGGGGCTGAGCTGGAGAGGCAAGGTCGACACGCTGCTCTTCAGTGGCTCATCAGGGAAACTCAGCCCATTGCATAA